Below is a genomic region from Paenibacillus rhizovicinus.
CCCCGAACATTTCTTGCACGCGGATAAAGCTTCGATGATTCAGTTCAACCTTCAGTACGCCCCCGTTATCCAGCACGATGCCTTCATGCAAATGCCCGCTCTCTCTCATATTGTCCAACAGGCGGGAAACATGCCTTGCATTGCGGCCAAGCTCATCCGCGAGCCTCTTCTTCGAGTCGATTTCTTCCAACACCACCGCGGGGATTATGACTTCATTATCATCGAAGGCAAAGATCGCTTGCGGGTCATGGAGCAGTACATTGGTGTCGAGCACGAATATTTTTTTCATCGTGAGCCCTCCTGGCGTTGGAATTTCGTTCAAAGGCGTACATAGCGGAACCCGCTTCAAGGTAAACTATGCTTGAACAAAAGATGCAGACTTTAGAAAGGTCAGGTGGCGAATATGAGGAAATGGCTGGTGCCCGCTATGCTCCTTTGTATGCTGGCAGCAGGTTGTAATACTGTCGCCCGCAATGAAACATCACCCTCTCCGCAGAATGATCAACGCATTCGAGCGCAGCAGAGCGCCCCGCAAAAGAAACAAATAAGCAGCCCTAAGCAAGTCGCCGCGCATTTAGAGAACTTGGCGCGTCACGTACCAGGGGTTAAGGGCGCGCACTGCGTCGTCTTTAAAAATACAGCCGTCGTCGGCATCGACGTTGCAGGCAACTTAGACCGTTCCCGCGTCGGCACCGTCAAATACGCCGTAGCGGAGGCGTTCCACAAGGAT
It encodes:
- a CDS encoding YhcN/YlaJ family sporulation lipoprotein; the protein is MLLCMLAAGCNTVARNETSPSPQNDQRIRAQQSAPQKKQISSPKQVAAHLENLARHVPGVKGAHCVVFKNTAVVGIDVAGNLDRSRVGTVKYAVAEAFHKDPYGIDAIVTADIDISSRLNELGADIRRGRPIAGFGEEMADIIGRIVPQIPRDVKPIAEPKALNKPNMEHKMDTGTRVNSRMNREKP